The Borrelia hispanica CRI genome has a window encoding:
- a CDS encoding Na+/H+ antiporter NhaC family protein — protein MNTDSHIKPNFFGLVPFLVFIVVYVGTGIVLEIQGVEMAFYQMPPIIAMLLAVVTAFLLFKGSFINKLNEFVEGCAQNDIIFISFIFMISGAFSAVCKEIGSVETVANIGLKYIPANLLVAGIFLICLFLSTATGSFLGTVVAITPIGFEIADKSGIPLPVVAGAVLGGGAFGDSMSLISDTTIIASRTQGVKIIDVFRNGAFFTFPASILSTVAFAILGSYMGGIGAEIELGDINYFKVIPYLFVMIFAFLGVDVFLVLFFGILIAGFIGIFNGDLTLLLMAQKINEGLLDLSEMLIIVIFTGGISYMTINHGGFEWILTKLKYLAKCRRSAEFTITFLIIMVTGFLSNSGLAILVNGSVTKGISEANSVCPKRCAALLSISSCALIGALPYGMHMISVMNIAKGAISPLDIMPFLFYQVFLGVIIIFSIAFFKLKKISF, from the coding sequence ATGAATACAGATAGTCATATAAAACCAAATTTTTTTGGGCTTGTTCCTTTTCTTGTTTTTATTGTTGTTTATGTAGGAACGGGAATAGTTTTAGAGATTCAAGGTGTAGAGATGGCTTTTTATCAAATGCCACCAATAATTGCTATGTTATTAGCTGTGGTCACGGCATTTCTTTTATTTAAAGGTTCATTTATAAATAAATTGAATGAATTTGTTGAAGGGTGTGCACAGAATGATATTATATTTATATCTTTTATCTTTATGATTTCAGGTGCTTTTTCTGCTGTTTGTAAAGAAATAGGTAGCGTTGAAACCGTAGCAAATATTGGTCTTAAATATATACCTGCCAATTTATTAGTAGCTGGAATATTTTTAATATGCCTTTTCCTCTCTACAGCAACTGGTAGTTTTCTTGGAACTGTTGTTGCTATTACCCCAATTGGGTTTGAGATAGCGGATAAGAGCGGCATTCCATTGCCAGTGGTTGCAGGAGCTGTTCTTGGAGGTGGTGCTTTTGGTGATAGTATGTCTTTAATATCAGATACAACTATTATTGCAAGTCGTACCCAGGGAGTTAAAATTATAGATGTTTTTAGAAATGGTGCTTTTTTTACATTTCCTGCATCTATTTTATCAACCGTAGCATTTGCTATTTTAGGTTCTTATATGGGTGGTATTGGGGCTGAAATTGAACTTGGTGATATAAATTATTTTAAAGTAATTCCTTATCTTTTTGTTATGATTTTTGCATTCTTAGGAGTAGATGTTTTTTTAGTTTTATTTTTTGGAATATTGATTGCTGGATTTATTGGTATTTTTAATGGTGATTTAACTTTGCTTTTAATGGCTCAAAAGATTAATGAGGGACTTTTGGACTTAAGTGAAATGCTTATTATTGTTATTTTTACAGGTGGAATTTCTTATATGACTATTAATCATGGAGGTTTTGAGTGGATTTTAACCAAACTAAAATATTTAGCTAAATGTAGGAGAAGTGCTGAATTTACAATTACTTTTTTAATAATTATGGTAACAGGGTTTTTATCAAATAGTGGTCTTGCAATTTTAGTTAATGGGAGTGTTACTAAGGGAATATCTGAGGCCAATTCTGTTTGTCCTAAACGTTGTGCAGCATTGCTTTCAATTTCTTCTTGTGCTTTAATTGGTGCGTTGCCATATGGAATGCATATGATAAGTGTGATGAATATTGCAAAGGGAGCCATATCTCCACTTGATATTATGCCATTTTTGTTTTATCAAGTGTTTTTAGGTGTTATTATTATTTTTTCTATAGCCTTTTTTAAATTGAAAAAAATCAGTTTTTAA
- a CDS encoding ABC transporter substrate-binding protein produces MKKTLILIIILMIVSCSSQKKQNVLNILNWAEYIDENLLAQFEKEHNVKINYDCFNNTEEMMAKFNSTKNYYDIIVPSEYLIGDLKDENKIELLDHSKLPNVTKNILDELKNLEYDPGNLYSVPLFWGVLGILYHKNKIDINDMNEFDILFNEKYKKEIAMLDSPKENIGVALKKLGYSLNEHNIPIIKEAEKLLKNQVSLVVGYFSDIAAKSLMLNGEASIQLTWSGEAIDAMLKDPNLDFYIPNSTNLWFDVLAIPSDAPNKELAYKFINFLYENEASYANFKETKYNSPNKNVLTRLKSEATNNPEMKLYLDDRFVPKNFSKHEVFKRIPKKVKEEQMRIYIEISS; encoded by the coding sequence TTGAAAAAAACTTTAATACTTATAATAATTTTAATGATTGTGTCTTGTTCTTCACAAAAAAAACAAAATGTTCTGAATATCCTTAACTGGGCAGAATATATTGATGAAAATTTACTAGCTCAATTTGAAAAAGAACATAATGTAAAAATAAATTATGATTGTTTCAACAATACAGAAGAAATGATGGCAAAATTTAATAGCACAAAAAATTATTATGATATCATAGTTCCATCAGAATATCTCATTGGCGATTTAAAAGATGAAAACAAAATTGAACTTTTAGATCATTCAAAACTACCAAATGTAACAAAAAATATATTGGATGAATTAAAAAACCTAGAATATGACCCTGGAAACCTTTATTCTGTACCTCTTTTTTGGGGAGTACTAGGAATACTTTATCATAAAAACAAAATTGATATAAATGACATGAACGAATTTGATATATTATTTAATGAAAAATATAAAAAAGAAATTGCAATGTTAGATTCTCCAAAAGAAAATATCGGGGTTGCACTTAAAAAGCTTGGTTATTCATTAAATGAGCACAACATACCTATCATAAAAGAAGCTGAAAAACTACTAAAAAACCAAGTCTCCTTAGTAGTAGGCTATTTCTCAGATATTGCTGCAAAATCACTAATGCTAAACGGTGAAGCATCTATTCAACTAACATGGAGCGGAGAAGCCATAGACGCTATGCTTAAAGACCCAAATTTAGATTTTTACATACCTAATAGTACAAATCTATGGTTTGATGTCCTTGCAATCCCATCAGACGCACCCAATAAAGAGCTTGCTTATAAATTTATAAATTTTCTTTATGAAAACGAAGCATCTTATGCTAACTTTAAAGAAACAAAATATAATTCTCCAAACAAAAATGTTCTTACACGATTAAAATCAGAAGCAACAAATAACCCTGAAATGAAGCTATATTTGGATGATAGATTTGTTCCAAAAAATTTTTCAAAACATGAAGTATTTAAAAGAATACCTAAAAAAGTGAAAGAAGAACAAATGAGAATATATATAGAAATATCATCTTAA